The genome window TGCTTGATCTTGGCATCGTATTTAGACATAGAAATTCTGTTGCCCCGACGAAGCGATGCTTTATCTTCCTCCAGCTGAGCCTTGACCTTCTCTAATTCAGTAACGTCGCCACCTAATTTTTGTACCTCAGCAATTTTGGCATCAAGTGCCGTTGAGATCGAGTCTAGCTTAACGCGAGTGGTTGAGAGCTCCTCAACGCGCTCAGAAATGGTAACTTCCTGGTTATCAGATACCTTCTTCTGGTCGAAGTATAGATAACTAGATACACCAGCCAAACCTGTCATTATGATCAAAGCTGCTAGCAGACCACCATTCGTCTTTGACTTTGGGGGGTTATTCTCCATAATAGTTTTCAGTTTAACGGTTTAACATGCACAGACTCAAAAAAGCCGCTTGCGCGGTTGTGTAGAGGTTGCTCCATCTAAGGTAGTTAGGCTAGGAATGTATACGAATAAGGCAAATAGTCAGATCTTGACGGCTAGACACACTGTCGGAACGACCCTCAATACTGGCATATTGTACAAAAGAACCGATTACTGTTCAAAAAAGTTTTCTACCGGTACCTAGAAGACAAAGGTAATGTACTGTGATTATCAATTTATTAAACCGAATAGTAAATAAATTTAGCGGACTTCTCTAGCGTTAGACACGACAAGATGTAAGCTGTGATGCGGAGTGGCAACAATAAAATGCCACGAGTAGTTATCAGCTAAAAAAAGCAATGCCTGAACTACCTGAAGTCGAAATTCGACGTCAATACTTAGAAGCATCTTCGCTTCACCAGTCGATTAGTACCATCGAAGTAGAGGACAAGAAGCTACTGACAACCGATTACAGCGTGCTGCAGAAAAAGCTGGAAGGATGTCAATTTATCGGCACGCAACGTGTGGGCAAGAACTTGTTTGTGCTCACAAATGATCCAGAAAAGATCGTTCACATGCATTTTGGCATGACCGGTGATTTAGAATATTACCACAATTCAATTGATCGACCCCGTTTTGCGCGAATTGTGTTTGAATTCACAAATGGGTACAATCTTGGTTTTCTCTGCCCACGTAAGTTTGAGCGTGTCGGGCTGATCGATAATATTGACGCGTTCCTGCAACGAAAAAAAATTGGTAAAGATGGATTGGCTATTTCGCTGGACGAACTCGCTTCGAGCATCCGACGTAAAAAAGCGTTGATCAAACCAGTCTTGCTCGATCAGCATGTTGTGGCTGGATTGGGTAACTGGATTGTCGATGAGGTCTTGTTTCAGGCGTATGTTCATCCTGAGCAACGAGCCGACACGCTAACTGATCGTCAGCTAAAGCAAATTCATACGGCGATTTATCTGGTTTTAGAAACCGCTATCCGCTACGAAGCTACGTATCGCGATTTCCCGTCTAGCTTCCTCATCCACGTGCGTGAGTGGGATAACTCTCCTTATGATGACGTCGAAGCCCATAAATTTTGCCCGCGTTGCAAAACAAGGATCGAACGGTCAACCGTTGGTGGACGGACTACCTTCTTTTGTCCGAATGAGCAAAAACTTGCTTAAGCTTACGAAGAGAGACGAAGCTTATAAGTCTTTTATGTTGCCAAAGCCGATAACATCGCGGTAAACGGGGTTATCGCGGAGCTCGGTTGCGCGACCGATCTTATCAGCACCAAATTTTGTCTTTAACTCGTACAGCGTTTGTCGAAATTTGTCCTTGCGGGTGTTGTCGGTAAATAGACTCAAAGGGACAACTTCAGTTGGTATGAATCGAAAAACGGCGACACACATCGTTCGGAGGTGTTCGTTCAAAACAGGTTCGCAGTGGTGCGCTGCCCGAAAGGTATTGAGCCGCGCCAAAATAACCTGATAAAGCTCGATGCCATCCTGTTTGGGTTCTAAGAAGTGTACCTCATAGTTGAACGTCTTACCCGTATGGTATCGGCACGAAAAGGACATATCCTGGCAAAAAACGCCTTGTTTTACCATACGACGTTCAAGCGTCAGACAAAGTGACTGCAAGAGTTCATCCAGCCGTTCCGGGGTTGCTCGCTGTTCAGCCGATAGGGTGCGCAGCGCTGACATGCTCTTATTACTCTCATTCGTTGCCATGTCAACTTCGCCACCAAAGTTCAGACGGATGTGCCAATGCCAGCCAATTATACTTTTACAAACGGCTTTCAGGTGCTGGGGTGATGCGTACCGTAAGTCGATGGGCGTGTGTATCCCGCCCGCTTCCAGGCGGGCTGCCATACGTTGCCCGATACCAGGTAAATCAGTAAGGGATAATGTCTGTAAAATAGTGTCAATCGTATCAGGTGTGATGATGGTAAGACCATCTGGTTTTTGGATATCCGACGCTAGCTTAGCCAGGAAGGCGTTGGGAGCAATACCTATGGAACACAACAAATAATCGCCAACTTTCTCACGAATGGCCAGCTTGATCGTTCGGGCAACTTGTACCATATCCTTGTAAATCAGTTGATAATTCGTCAGATCAATGATCGCTTCGTCAATACTTTTTGGAACAACGTCGTCAGAAAATGAACGCAAAACGGTAATAATCCTGGCGTGGAATTCCCGATATCGATTTGGATGTGTTTCTATTGGCACTAACTCAGGGCACAGTGTAATCGCCTGATCCAGACGCATTCCCGTTTTCACACCTCGCTGCTTGGCTTCTATCGAAGGAGAGATTACGCAACCATGCCGACCCGTGTAGACGCATACGCCCACAGGACGTCCACGCAACCAGTAATTCTCCTGTTGTTCGCAGGAAGCAAAAAAGCTGTTCATGTCCACAAACAGCACCGTAGGCTGGATATGCTGGGCAAGTCGGTTGCGATTCATTAATTTTAATAGAATAAAGTGGCTACTAGGCTGTTCATTTATTTGTATTTGTAGTATGTTTGCTGTAATACAAGCGCAATATATTTTACTTGTATTATATCTGCTAACTATTGTACAACAATGGCAGAAAAATGTTTGGAAAAAATAAAGGACGTGGTGACTATACAAGATCGACTTA of Spirosoma agri contains these proteins:
- a CDS encoding DNA polymerase Y family protein, whose translation is MNRNRLAQHIQPTVLFVDMNSFFASCEQQENYWLRGRPVGVCVYTGRHGCVISPSIEAKQRGVKTGMRLDQAITLCPELVPIETHPNRYREFHARIITVLRSFSDDVVPKSIDEAIIDLTNYQLIYKDMVQVARTIKLAIREKVGDYLLCSIGIAPNAFLAKLASDIQKPDGLTIITPDTIDTILQTLSLTDLPGIGQRMAARLEAGGIHTPIDLRYASPQHLKAVCKSIIGWHWHIRLNFGGEVDMATNESNKSMSALRTLSAEQRATPERLDELLQSLCLTLERRMVKQGVFCQDMSFSCRYHTGKTFNYEVHFLEPKQDGIELYQVILARLNTFRAAHHCEPVLNEHLRTMCVAVFRFIPTEVVPLSLFTDNTRKDKFRQTLYELKTKFGADKIGRATELRDNPVYRDVIGFGNIKDL
- a CDS encoding Fpg/Nei family DNA glycosylase, whose product is MPELPEVEIRRQYLEASSLHQSISTIEVEDKKLLTTDYSVLQKKLEGCQFIGTQRVGKNLFVLTNDPEKIVHMHFGMTGDLEYYHNSIDRPRFARIVFEFTNGYNLGFLCPRKFERVGLIDNIDAFLQRKKIGKDGLAISLDELASSIRRKKALIKPVLLDQHVVAGLGNWIVDEVLFQAYVHPEQRADTLTDRQLKQIHTAIYLVLETAIRYEATYRDFPSSFLIHVREWDNSPYDDVEAHKFCPRCKTRIERSTVGGRTTFFCPNEQKLA